One Nostoc punctiforme PCC 73102 DNA window includes the following coding sequences:
- a CDS encoding helix-turn-helix domain-containing protein: MMLNIEGALKQDRLLRALTGLNRKAFDALLPTFTTMYLDTQQAKPRQRGLGGGRKARLLTAQDKLFFILFYFKCYPTFDVAGLLFDMHRSQAHEWMHRLQPILEAALGQKMALPERHLESIEAFLSRFPGVQRVMIDGTERPIARPQERDNNNRITPVKRNVIRVNTWRQLMKPNGS; this comes from the coding sequence ATGATGCTGAATATTGAAGGTGCGCTGAAGCAAGACCGACTGTTGAGGGCATTAACTGGGTTGAACCGGAAAGCATTTGATGCCCTTTTGCCCACGTTTACCACGATGTACCTAGATACTCAACAGGCCAAGCCTCGTCAACGTGGCCTGGGTGGAGGACGCAAAGCCCGCTTACTTACAGCCCAAGACAAATTGTTTTTCATCCTTTTCTATTTCAAATGTTATCCGACCTTCGATGTGGCGGGACTGCTCTTTGATATGCATCGCTCCCAGGCACATGAGTGGATGCATCGATTGCAGCCAATATTAGAAGCGGCTTTGGGACAGAAGATGGCGCTGCCGGAACGCCATCTCGAAAGCATTGAAGCATTTTTGTCACGCTTTCCAGGAGTGCAACGAGTGATGATTGATGGGACAGAACGCCCAATTGCGCGACCTCAAGAAAGAGACAACAACAACAGAATTACTCCGGTAAAAAGAAACGTCATACGCGTAAACACTTGGCGGCAGTTGATGAAACCAAACGGGTCTTGA
- a CDS encoding transposase family protein, giving the protein MAAVDETKRVLILSKAREGKLHDKRFHDEDDIAGSVPDEIPIEVDSGFQGLQKQYDNLHLPHKKPKGGKLSDLQKTENRQLSQSRVVCENAFAGVKRYNAASVIYRNRIENFDDHLMLTAAGLWNFYLMAA; this is encoded by the coding sequence TTGGCGGCAGTTGATGAAACCAAACGGGTCTTGATCTTAAGCAAAGCACGAGAAGGCAAACTGCATGACAAACGTTTTCATGACGAAGATGACATTGCAGGTAGTGTGCCTGATGAAATTCCGATTGAAGTAGACTCGGGCTTTCAGGGATTACAGAAGCAGTATGACAATCTCCATCTTCCTCACAAAAAGCCCAAAGGGGGCAAGTTAAGTGACCTTCAAAAAACGGAGAATCGTCAATTGAGTCAATCCCGTGTAGTTTGCGAAAATGCCTTTGCTGGTGTGAAGCGCTACAACGCCGCCAGTGTCATTTATCGTAATCGGATTGAAAACTTTGATGACCATTTGATGCTGACCGCAGCAGGATTATGGAACTTCTACTTGATGGCTGCTTAA
- a CDS encoding alpha/beta fold hydrolase → MPLLATQNETWAVDLLGFGFTQRQKEINYSPTTIKIHLYDFWKTLINRLITLVGASMGAATAIDFTLTYPQVVKSLILINSLGYTNSPPFSKYLFPPFDFLAVEYLRQRHILALNLCSILPNLDAKILLAIQCAMLHQEMPSWNDAMISYVKSGGYSELANRIAQVDKPTLILWGETDDLPPSEDAEKFQQSIVNPQLILLRNFGHTPQTEQPKITSQHILHFLNNGKF, encoded by the coding sequence TTGCCATTACTTGCTACTCAAAATGAAACATGGGCAGTAGATTTGTTAGGTTTTGGCTTTACACAAAGGCAAAAAGAAATAAATTACAGTCCAACTACAATCAAAATTCACCTTTACGATTTTTGGAAAACTTTAATCAACAGACTGATAACACTAGTAGGTGCATCAATGGGAGCTGCAACTGCAATTGATTTTACTCTTACTTACCCTCAAGTTGTAAAATCACTAATATTGATTAATAGTTTAGGTTACACTAATTCTCCCCCCTTTAGCAAATACTTGTTTCCTCCTTTTGACTTCTTGGCTGTGGAATATCTACGTCAACGCCACATCTTGGCATTAAATTTATGTAGTATCTTACCTAATCTAGATGCCAAAATACTTTTGGCTATTCAATGCGCCATGTTACACCAAGAAATGCCTAGTTGGAATGATGCCATGATTTCTTATGTAAAATCTGGTGGTTATAGTGAATTAGCAAATAGAATTGCCCAAGTTGACAAACCAACACTCATTTTATGGGGAGAAACTGATGATCTGCCGCCATCTGAAGATGCAGAAAAATTTCAGCAATCTATTGTCAACCCTCAACTAATATTGCTGAGGAATTTTGGTCATACCCCTCAAACTGAACAGCCAAAAATCACATCTCAACATATTTTACACTTTCTGAATAATGGGAAATTTTAA
- a CDS encoding SDR family NAD(P)-dependent oxidoreductase gives MTDKKVVLVTGASSGFGQLTAKKLAAVGYWVFGTSRKSYPASGDVEMLKLDVTSDSSVQLCIKQLLTRTNRIDLLINNAGQIHASMLEETSLQQAKEIFETNFWGVVRLTNAVLPVMRQQRSGHIINISSVAGLIGAPGQGFYSASKFALEGYSEALSVELDPFNIKVSLIEPGYFKTNFNHAMLPPTFNYADYDNVRDVIRSTVTQAIAQGDDPTKVAQTIVFAACSRSPRLRYRVGNEAQWLPRLKAILPDNLFRFGARKRLNLP, from the coding sequence ATGACTGATAAAAAGGTCGTGCTAGTTACAGGAGCATCATCTGGATTTGGGCAGTTAACTGCTAAAAAGCTTGCTGCTGTAGGTTATTGGGTCTTCGGTACCAGTCGCAAGTCATATCCAGCATCAGGTGATGTAGAAATGTTGAAGCTCGATGTTACCTCTGATTCCTCAGTTCAATTATGTATTAAACAGTTGCTCACACGGACTAATCGCATTGATTTACTGATTAATAATGCTGGACAAATTCATGCCAGTATGTTGGAAGAAACTTCTTTACAACAAGCCAAGGAAATCTTTGAAACAAACTTTTGGGGGGTTGTCCGCCTCACTAACGCCGTTTTACCAGTTATGAGACAGCAGCGTAGTGGACATATTATCAATATCAGTTCAGTCGCGGGATTGATTGGCGCACCAGGTCAAGGTTTTTACAGTGCAAGTAAATTCGCCCTCGAAGGTTATAGTGAAGCACTGAGCGTGGAACTAGACCCATTCAATATCAAAGTGTCTTTAATTGAGCCTGGTTACTTTAAAACTAACTTCAACCATGCCATGTTACCACCTACCTTCAATTATGCTGATTACGACAATGTACGTGATGTGATTCGCTCAACTGTCACTCAAGCAATTGCACAGGGCGATGATCCAACAAAAGTTGCACAGACAATTGTCTTTGCTGCTTGTAGCCGTTCCCCACGATTACGGTATCGTGTTGGTAATGAGGCACAATGGTTGCCTCGCTTGAAAGCAATATTGCCTGATAACTTGTTTCGATTTGGTGCCCGCAAGCGGTTGAACCTGCCATAA
- a CDS encoding VOC family protein: MLKRIDHIYLSVSNFSQSEAFYDLVMRELGQYKGDKVISEEPHAHYFGPQFQLTIRPARSAQKHDPYAPGLHHLCFQVETMTDVDWSKTKSASPSKP, encoded by the coding sequence TTGCTAAAAAGAATCGACCACATTTACCTGTCAGTATCTAATTTTTCTCAATCTGAGGCATTCTACGATTTGGTAATGCGAGAACTCGGACAATACAAAGGCGATAAAGTTATTTCTGAAGAACCACACGCTCATTACTTCGGCCCACAATTTCAGTTAACGATTCGACCTGCAAGGTCAGCACAAAAACACGATCCCTATGCTCCTGGTTTGCATCATCTCTGCTTTCAGGTAGAAACAATGACTGACGTAGACTGGAGCAAAACTAAAAGTGCCTCGCCCTCAAAGCCATAA
- a CDS encoding L-lactate dehydrogenase, with translation MISKTSKVGIIGAGNVGADVANALVLLGRCVRVVLFDRTLSKAEGQVWDIEDSIPLLKEMEIIPSNQYEDLADSDIIIIVTAGVQPKLGQTRLDTLSDNAEIIRSTIKELDRVAPNSIVIIISNPVDVLTRIAQATSTRAENLIFGSGTVLDTARLRYQLGKQLNVAKQDIHAYVIGEHGDSQFVVWSSAFIGGILLTEFPIPQGATLEQIQQEYAQLTRKRGYNIFERKGYTSYGISTVVCQLVDTILRDEKQIFPVSTRADSNYGVGSEVVLGLPCIIGSTGIERQLLLSRNALEQRLLEESANKLNEAYNFLHN, from the coding sequence ATGATTAGTAAAACATCTAAAGTCGGTATTATTGGTGCAGGTAATGTAGGTGCAGACGTTGCAAATGCTTTAGTTTTACTCGGTAGATGTGTAAGGGTTGTCCTTTTTGACCGAACCTTATCAAAAGCTGAAGGGCAAGTATGGGATATCGAAGATAGCATTCCCCTACTTAAAGAGATGGAAATCATACCATCAAATCAGTATGAAGATTTAGCTGATTCAGATATTATTATTATTGTGACTGCTGGGGTGCAGCCAAAACTTGGACAGACCCGATTAGATACATTGAGCGACAATGCAGAGATTATACGTTCGACAATCAAAGAATTGGATCGAGTTGCACCAAATTCAATCGTAATTATCATTAGCAATCCAGTGGATGTACTCACGCGGATTGCTCAGGCTACTTCCACCAGAGCAGAAAATCTAATTTTCGGTTCGGGAACTGTTCTTGATACTGCTAGACTGAGATATCAACTTGGAAAGCAACTGAATGTTGCAAAACAAGACATTCATGCTTATGTGATTGGAGAGCATGGAGACAGTCAATTTGTGGTTTGGTCTAGTGCATTTATTGGGGGAATTCTGTTAACTGAATTTCCCATACCACAAGGAGCAACGCTAGAACAAATTCAGCAAGAGTACGCACAGTTAACTCGTAAACGAGGCTATAACATTTTTGAACGCAAAGGATATACTAGCTATGGCATATCAACAGTAGTTTGTCAGTTAGTTGATACCATTCTGCGAGATGAAAAGCAGATATTTCCAGTATCGACTAGAGCAGATTCTAACTATGGAGTTGGCAGTGAAGTTGTTCTTGGACTTCCATGTATCATTGGCTCAACAGGTATTGAGCGCCAACTGCTGTTATCAAGAAATGCTCTTGAACAACGCTTATTAGAAGAATCAGCCAACAAACTCAATGAAGCCTATAATTTTTTGCATAATTAA
- a CDS encoding mercuric reductase — MEVDTQHYDDIIIGGGKAGKTLAPALVADGRKTALVERSLNMIGGGCINIACIPTKTMVASANVANTVRNSAAYGVKANTPIVDLAEVIQRKRAVVQSAREMNLHNLETALDKNLIIGEARFVAPKTIEVTTTEGKNRLLTAERLFINTGTRPLIPSIPGLTEVEFLTSESIMELEYLPEHLIVLGSGYIGLEFAQMFRRFGCGVTVIGQSEQILSQQDPDIAIAVQTLLERNGIEFLLKAKVLRVVRKASPLENRTGNETILQIQVGDREITLQGSHLLVAVGRAPNTDSLNLAAAGVATDTRGFIQVNDRLETNIPGIWALGDINGGPQYTHISLDDYRIIKANLIDGGDRSTGDRLVPSCLFIAPELAHVGLTETEAQQQGYAIRVAKIDASAVPRARTLGQTDGLLKAIMDTETGRILGCSLLCHEAGEVISTVQMVMQAQMPYTILRDGILTHPTMTEGLNILFSKL; from the coding sequence ATGGAAGTGGACACTCAACATTATGATGATATTATTATCGGCGGCGGCAAGGCGGGTAAAACACTGGCACCAGCGCTGGTTGCTGACGGACGTAAAACCGCTCTAGTTGAACGCAGCTTAAACATGATTGGTGGCGGGTGCATTAATATTGCCTGCATTCCTACTAAAACTATGGTGGCGAGTGCTAATGTAGCAAACACAGTGCGAAACAGTGCCGCTTATGGTGTTAAAGCTAATACACCCATCGTTGATCTAGCAGAAGTGATCCAACGAAAACGAGCGGTTGTGCAATCTGCGCGTGAAATGAACTTGCACAATCTAGAAACGGCTCTAGATAAAAACTTGATTATTGGCGAAGCAAGGTTTGTTGCTCCCAAAACAATTGAAGTAACGACGACTGAGGGGAAAAATCGCTTACTTACCGCCGAACGCTTATTTATTAATACAGGCACACGACCGTTAATTCCATCCATTCCCGGACTCACAGAAGTTGAGTTTTTAACGAGTGAGTCGATTATGGAGCTAGAATACCTGCCTGAACACCTGATCGTTCTCGGTAGTGGCTATATTGGTTTAGAGTTTGCCCAGATGTTTCGGCGCTTTGGCTGTGGCGTTACTGTCATTGGGCAAAGTGAGCAAATCCTGTCACAGCAAGATCCAGATATAGCGATCGCAGTTCAAACACTGCTGGAACGAAACGGTATTGAATTCTTGCTGAAGGCAAAGGTGTTGAGGGTTGTTCGCAAAGCGTCTCCTTTGGAGAATCGCACTGGTAATGAAACCATCCTGCAAATCCAAGTTGGCGATCGTGAAATCACCCTCCAGGGGTCGCATTTGCTCGTCGCTGTTGGTCGTGCGCCCAATACCGATAGCTTAAATTTAGCTGCTGCTGGTGTGGCAACCGATACACGCGGATTTATTCAAGTTAACGATCGCTTAGAGACGAACATTCCGGGAATTTGGGCGTTAGGCGACATCAACGGCGGCCCGCAATACACCCATATATCGCTCGATGATTATCGCATTATCAAAGCTAATTTAATTGATGGGGGCGATCGCAGTACAGGCGATCGCTTAGTGCCATCGTGTCTGTTCATCGCTCCAGAACTGGCTCATGTGGGTTTGACTGAAACTGAAGCACAGCAACAAGGATATGCTATCCGCGTGGCGAAAATCGATGCCTCAGCCGTTCCCAGAGCAAGAACACTCGGTCAAACCGATGGACTTCTGAAGGCGATCATGGATACTGAGACAGGTCGTATTCTAGGGTGTTCTCTGTTGTGTCATGAAGCAGGTGAAGTGATTTCAACAGTGCAGATGGTGATGCAAGCTCAGATGCCCTACACCATTCTGCGCGATGGTATTTTGACTCATCCCACGATGACCGAAGGGTTAAATATATTGTTTTCCAAGTTGTAA
- a CDS encoding DUF302 domain-containing protein, whose protein sequence is MFARIDQQAEAEKVGLSLCPTQLFLFGNPKARTSLMMVRWITPSLEL, encoded by the coding sequence ATTTTTGCCCGCATCGATCAACAGGCTGAAGCCGAAAAAGTCGGACTAAGCCTGTGTCCTACACAGCTGTTCCTGTTTGGCAACCCGAAAGCCAGAACTTCTCTCATGATGGTACGTTGGATAACCCCCAGTCTGGAACTTTAG
- a CDS encoding DUF1348 family protein, whose protein sequence is MLRRWRTTPWKQATQSVFKSCLSERESRFYRLHTMNNPENSRLPLPPFDNESAIQKVRIAEDAWNTHNPELVSLAYTSDSIWRNRSEFLSGREAIAQFLTRKWLKELDYRLIKELWAFQDNRIAVRFAYEWHDDSGNWFRSYGNENWEFDEHGFMRWRIASINDLPIHQSERKYHWILGRRPDDHPGLSDLNL, encoded by the coding sequence ATGCTGAGACGTTGGCGTACCACTCCGTGGAAGCAAGCTACGCAAAGCGTCTTCAAGAGTTGCCTCTCGGAACGAGAATCGCGATTTTACCGCTTACATACTATGAACAACCCTGAAAATTCTCGACTACCCCTGCCGCCTTTTGATAATGAATCCGCTATCCAAAAAGTCCGAATTGCAGAGGATGCTTGGAACACACATAACCCTGAACTAGTATCACTCGCTTACACGTCGGATAGCATTTGGCGCAACCGCTCAGAATTTCTATCTGGTCGTGAGGCGATCGCACAATTCTTGACACGTAAGTGGCTTAAAGAATTGGACTACCGTCTGATAAAAGAGCTTTGGGCTTTTCAAGACAACCGCATTGCTGTCCGATTTGCTTACGAATGGCATGATGATTCCGGCAACTGGTTTCGCTCTTACGGCAATGAGAATTGGGAGTTTGACGAACATGGATTCATGCGATGGCGTATTGCCAGTATCAACGACCTGCCAATTCACCAAAGCGAACGCAAATACCACTGGATACTAGGTCGTCGTCCTGACGATCACCCCGGATTGTCAGACCTCAATCTTTGA
- a CDS encoding DUF6130 family protein produces MIAIENEAPPKLIVDPPLPEPLAQGRVFIQYRTENLRVLPVFGKGALEVSPRIGHIHITVDDAPWHFVDSSGETIILVGLEPGVHKVLIELADPTHKVITSETVEFTLPSFKKHLT; encoded by the coding sequence TTGATTGCGATTGAAAACGAAGCACCACCCAAGCTGATTGTCGATCCACCGCTTCCCGAACCGCTAGCACAGGGTCGCGTCTTCATCCAGTACCGGACGGAGAATTTGCGTGTGTTGCCAGTGTTTGGCAAAGGTGCCCTCGAAGTATCGCCGCGCATCGGTCATATCCACATCACCGTTGACGACGCGCCGTGGCACTTTGTAGATTCCAGTGGGGAAACGATCATCTTGGTCGGACTAGAACCTGGCGTACACAAGGTGCTGATCGAACTAGCTGACCCCACGCACAAAGTAATCACTAGCGAAACTGTAGAGTTCACGCTGCCCTCTTTCAAGAAACACTTGACGTAA
- a CDS encoding alpha/beta fold hydrolase: MTTYRTVSIDGLDIFYREAGSRNNPTILLLHGFPTSSHMFRNLIPALADKFHLVAPDYPGYGNSSMPTVNEFDYTFDNLAEIVEKFIAAIALKKYSLYVMDYGAPIGYRIAAKYPERVQSLIVQNGNAYEEGLREFWEPIKAYWQERSPENAEKLKYLVTLEATKWQYTNGVRNLEAISPDTWTMDQHFLDRPGNDEIQLALLYSYGTNPLLYPQWQEYFRNYQPPTLIVWGKNDYIFPADGAYPYQRDLKDVEFHLLDTGHFALEEDGDAIANYIDQFLTSRLQSIPV, translated from the coding sequence ATGACTACATATCGCACAGTTTCGATCGATGGTTTAGACATTTTCTATCGTGAAGCTGGTTCTCGTAATAATCCGACGATTCTGCTATTGCACGGCTTTCCAACTTCCTCTCACATGTTCCGCAATCTCATACCTGCCCTCGCTGATAAATTCCATCTCGTTGCACCTGATTATCCTGGCTACGGCAACAGTTCAATGCCAACTGTAAATGAATTTGATTACACGTTTGATAATTTGGCTGAGATTGTAGAAAAATTCATTGCTGCGATCGCTCTCAAAAAGTACAGCCTTTATGTGATGGATTATGGTGCACCCATTGGCTATCGAATTGCCGCTAAATATCCAGAGCGCGTGCAATCTCTAATTGTTCAAAATGGCAATGCTTACGAGGAAGGTCTACGCGAATTTTGGGAGCCGATTAAGGCATACTGGCAAGAGCGATCGCCTGAGAATGCTGAAAAGCTCAAATATCTTGTCACCCTGGAAGCGACGAAGTGGCAATATACCAACGGTGTTCGCAATCTAGAAGCGATCAGCCCCGATACTTGGACTATGGATCAACATTTCCTCGATCGCCCAGGAAACGATGAGATTCAGCTGGCGCTGCTGTATAGCTATGGTACTAATCCACTATTATATCCCCAATGGCAAGAGTATTTCCGCAACTATCAACCTCCGACCCTGATTGTTTGGGGCAAGAACGACTACATCTTTCCTGCTGACGGTGCTTATCCCTACCAGCGTGACTTGAAAGACGTTGAGTTCCATCTACTCGATACCGGACATTTTGCCCTGGAAGAGGATGGGGATGCGATCGCAAACTATATCGATCAATTTCTCACATCACGACTGCAATCCATCCCTGTCTAA
- a CDS encoding MOSC domain-containing protein: protein MKLISVNVGLPREVTWKGKPVRTGIFKEPVNARVMVRELNLDGDAQADLTVHGGLDKAVYVYPFEHYDYWRDELPDTEFTLGIFGENFTVTGFQEEEINIGDRFKIGSAELMVTQPRLPCYKLGIRFERSDMVKRFLASRRTGFYFRVLQEGEVGVGDTLELMSRDTNNITVADITQLYVRERNNPELLHRAAQLEALPESWRDYFQEQIRRQDVR from the coding sequence ATGAAGCTTATCTCTGTTAATGTCGGACTGCCGCGTGAAGTGACTTGGAAAGGAAAACCCGTCCGCACTGGAATTTTCAAAGAGCCAGTTAATGCGAGAGTGATGGTGCGTGAACTCAATTTAGATGGCGATGCACAGGCTGATCTAACGGTTCATGGTGGTTTAGACAAAGCAGTTTATGTCTATCCTTTTGAGCATTACGATTACTGGCGAGATGAATTGCCTGACACAGAGTTCACACTTGGTATCTTTGGTGAAAATTTCACAGTTACAGGATTTCAAGAAGAGGAAATTAACATTGGCGATCGCTTCAAAATCGGCAGTGCTGAACTAATGGTGACTCAACCGCGCTTACCCTGCTACAAACTAGGGATTCGCTTTGAGCGATCGGATATGGTGAAACGATTTCTCGCCAGTCGTCGCACCGGATTTTACTTTCGGGTTTTGCAAGAGGGCGAAGTTGGAGTCGGAGACACTTTAGAGTTGATGAGTCGAGATACCAACAATATTACTGTTGCTGATATCACTCAGCTTTATGTGCGTGAGCGAAACAATCCAGAGTTACTGCATCGTGCTGCTCAACTTGAAGCCTTGCCTGAAAGCTGGCGGGACTACTTTCAGGAGCAGATCCGTCGTCAGGATGTGAGATAG
- a CDS encoding glucose 1-dehydrogenase, producing MKKLEGKIALVTGGNSGIGLATAKQFVAEGSYVYITGRRQVELDAAVEAIGKNVTAVQSDVSNLADLDRLFATIKQEQGHLDIIFANAGGGQIAPLGAITEEHFDKTFNVNVKGLLFTVQKALPLLPEGASIILNASITSIKGTPAFSVYSATKAAVRSFARNWILDLRERKIRVNAISPGVVPTPGYDYLGLNDQQLQEFVDSQASAIPLGRVGTPDEIAKAVVFLASDDSSFVNGIELFVDGGMAQI from the coding sequence ATGAAAAAACTAGAAGGAAAAATCGCCCTTGTCACGGGTGGCAACAGTGGTATCGGTCTTGCCACAGCTAAACAGTTTGTTGCTGAAGGTTCCTATGTCTACATCACGGGTCGTCGCCAAGTCGAACTGGATGCTGCTGTAGAAGCCATTGGTAAAAATGTTACGGCTGTACAGAGCGATGTTTCTAATCTGGCAGACCTCGATCGTCTGTTTGCCACTATTAAGCAAGAGCAAGGACACCTCGATATCATCTTCGCTAATGCTGGAGGTGGACAAATTGCCCCACTTGGAGCAATCACTGAGGAACACTTTGACAAAACATTCAACGTAAACGTCAAAGGTTTGCTGTTCACCGTACAAAAGGCGCTGCCACTCTTACCAGAGGGCGCTTCTATTATCCTGAATGCTTCGATTACTTCTATAAAAGGTACGCCAGCTTTCAGTGTTTACAGCGCCACCAAAGCCGCCGTGAGATCGTTTGCTCGGAATTGGATACTCGACCTCAGAGAACGCAAGATCCGAGTGAATGCCATTAGCCCTGGTGTGGTTCCGACTCCTGGTTACGATTATTTGGGACTAAATGACCAGCAGTTGCAAGAATTCGTGGACAGCCAAGCCAGCGCCATTCCACTGGGACGAGTCGGCACACCCGATGAGATTGCCAAAGCCGTTGTCTTTCTTGCTTCAGATGACAGTAGCTTCGTGAACGGCATTGAGTTGTTTGTTGATGGCGGTATGGCACAGATTTGA
- a CDS encoding SgcJ/EcaC family oxidoreductase, which yields MNLQTDQTTTTADESAIRAFHRQMIDAWNRGSGEGFAAPFSETADFITFEGTHLKGRKEIAAFHQQAFDTVVKGTRLEGEVDFVRFVNSQLALMLVVIRVILPGQTETSASRDSLPLYVVTKGDEGWQIEGLLNTRKLTLERQFFLDDFDSLSAEAQRQVTDLVASLKQSH from the coding sequence ATGAATTTACAAACAGATCAAACCACCACTACTGCTGACGAGTCGGCAATCCGTGCTTTTCATCGCCAGATGATTGATGCTTGGAATCGAGGTAGCGGCGAAGGCTTCGCTGCCCCATTCAGCGAAACTGCTGATTTCATCACGTTCGAGGGCACACATCTCAAGGGTCGAAAAGAAATCGCTGCATTTCATCAGCAAGCGTTCGATACAGTTGTCAAAGGAACACGCTTGGAGGGTGAGGTGGATTTTGTCCGCTTCGTGAACTCGCAACTCGCGCTCATGCTTGTAGTTATCAGGGTAATACTGCCCGGACAAACCGAAACTTCAGCGTCACGAGATTCGCTGCCGCTATACGTCGTAACAAAAGGCGACGAAGGTTGGCAGATCGAAGGGTTACTCAATACCCGGAAGTTAACGCTAGAACGTCAATTCTTCTTAGACGACTTTGACTCACTGAGCGCAGAGGCTCAACGTCAAGTGACTGACCTCGTTGCAAGTCTTAAGCAGAGTCATTAA
- a CDS encoding SDR family NAD(P)-dependent oxidoreductase codes for MARITTPFGRHSTASEVAQGIDLSGKRAIVTGAASGIGVETARALAHAGAEVTLAVHNVDAGAKTAADITAITGNQNIHVAKLDLTDRGAIAKFIAAWNEPLHILVNNAGVMALPEQHTPEGWEMQFATNHLGHFALTLGLHDALAADGAARIVSVSSSAHMLSPIVFDDIHFAFRPYDPWLAYGQSKTANVLFAVAGTGRWFRDGITANALMPGAIATNLQRHVGGIQTPAELQKTPEQGAATSILLATSPLVEGIGGRYFEDCNEATIVTQQTKDYSGVAPYALNTNNADRLWEESLRLLA; via the coding sequence ATGGCACGAATTACCACACCATTTGGACGGCACTCTACCGCCTCTGAGGTAGCACAGGGAATCGATCTCTCTGGCAAACGGGCGATCGTCACGGGAGCAGCATCGGGTATCGGTGTAGAAACGGCGCGGGCGTTGGCTCACGCTGGAGCCGAAGTTACGTTGGCTGTGCATAACGTCGATGCTGGGGCAAAGACGGCGGCTGACATCACTGCTATCACTGGGAATCAAAATATTCACGTCGCCAAACTTGACCTGACCGACCGAGGAGCGATCGCTAAATTCATTGCCGCGTGGAATGAACCACTACATATCCTCGTCAACAACGCAGGGGTAATGGCATTGCCTGAACAGCACACACCCGAAGGTTGGGAGATGCAGTTTGCCACCAACCACCTCGGACACTTCGCTCTAACACTCGGACTCCACGATGCTCTGGCGGCGGACGGTGCTGCGCGCATCGTGTCTGTCAGTTCTAGCGCCCACATGCTCTCGCCGATTGTATTCGATGATATCCACTTCGCGTTCCGTCCCTATGATCCGTGGTTGGCATACGGGCAGTCCAAAACAGCGAACGTACTCTTCGCTGTCGCTGGTACTGGGCGCTGGTTCAGGGATGGCATTACTGCCAATGCTTTGATGCCTGGGGCGATCGCCACCAATCTCCAACGCCACGTTGGTGGTATCCAGACCCCGGCAGAATTGCAAAAAACACCAGAGCAGGGTGCTGCCACTTCAATTCTGCTGGCAACCTCCCCCTTAGTGGAAGGCATTGGTGGTCGCTACTTCGAGGACTGCAACGAAGCTACGATCGTTACCCAGCAAACCAAAGACTACAGTGGTGTTGCTCCCTACGCCCTCAACACGAACAACGCCGATCGCCTTTGGGAGGAATCGTTGCGTCTGCTCGCTTGA